The following proteins come from a genomic window of Amaranthus tricolor cultivar Red isolate AtriRed21 chromosome 14, ASM2621246v1, whole genome shotgun sequence:
- the LOC130799726 gene encoding uncharacterized protein LOC130799726 isoform X2, which translates to MSIVAHIMAMLLVLPMHAWSARHTFDLVSYNKDDIEKTKLAHEMEIKGSLVFKDTKAASSELTQVTSSATLDKNTSQVMEKQGLKGRSPRSMMESESEDETKEATNPNEGEAVEDAVVMDYVSPHRKSPIHNHH; encoded by the exons aTGTCAATTGTTGCTCATATTATGGCCATGTTACTAGTACTTCCTATGCATGCATGGAGTGCAAGGCATACTTTTGATCTTGTTTCCTATAACAAG GATGATATAGAGAAAACAAAGCTAGCACATGAAATGGAGATCAAGGGATCTCTTGTTTTTAAGGACACTAAAGCAGCATCTTCAG AGTTAACTCAAGTCACATCAAGTGCAACTTTGGACAAGAACACAAGCCAAGTGATGGAAAAACAG GGTTTGAAAGGCCGAAGTCCAAGATCAATGATGGAATCCGAGTCAGAAGATGAGACCAAAGAGGCAACTAATCCAAATGAAGGCGAAGCTGTGGAAGACGCCGTGGTGATGGATTATGTTTCTCCCCATCGCAAATCTCCAATCCATAACCATCATTAA
- the LOC130799726 gene encoding uncharacterized protein LOC130799726 isoform X1, with protein MSIVAHIMAMLLVLPMHAWSARHTFDLVSYNKLQDDIEKTKLAHEMEIKGSLVFKDTKAASSELTQVTSSATLDKNTSQVMEKQGLKGRSPRSMMESESEDETKEATNPNEGEAVEDAVVMDYVSPHRKSPIHNHH; from the exons aTGTCAATTGTTGCTCATATTATGGCCATGTTACTAGTACTTCCTATGCATGCATGGAGTGCAAGGCATACTTTTGATCTTGTTTCCTATAACAAG TTGCAGGATGATATAGAGAAAACAAAGCTAGCACATGAAATGGAGATCAAGGGATCTCTTGTTTTTAAGGACACTAAAGCAGCATCTTCAG AGTTAACTCAAGTCACATCAAGTGCAACTTTGGACAAGAACACAAGCCAAGTGATGGAAAAACAG GGTTTGAAAGGCCGAAGTCCAAGATCAATGATGGAATCCGAGTCAGAAGATGAGACCAAAGAGGCAACTAATCCAAATGAAGGCGAAGCTGTGGAAGACGCCGTGGTGATGGATTATGTTTCTCCCCATCGCAAATCTCCAATCCATAACCATCATTAA
- the LOC130799736 gene encoding autophagy-related protein 8f-like yields MTKKSFKEENSLEQRRAEAARIREKYPDRIPVIVEKAESSDIPSIDKKKYLVPADLTVGQFVYVIRKRIKLSPEKAIFIFVDNVLPSTGSIVSAVYEEKKDEDGFLYVTYSGENTFGFLAFD; encoded by the exons ATGACAAAGAAATCCTTCAAGGAAGAAAATAGTCTTG AGCAAAGACGTGCAGAGGCTGCAAGGATCAGAGAGAAATACCCAGATAGAATACCA GTGATTGTGGAGAAGGCGGAAAGTAGTGATATCCCAAGCATAGACAAGAAGAA ATACTTAGTCCCAGCCGACTTGACTGTTGGACAATTCGTTTATGTGATTCGCAAGAGGATTAAGCTTAGTCCAGAAAAAGCTATCTTTATTTTCGTGGACAACGTCCTTCCATCTACTG GGTCGATCGTGTCTGCTGTATATGAAGAGAAAAAAGATGAAGATGGGTTCCTCTACGTAACTTACAGTGGCGAGAACACATTCGGATTTCTCGCCTTCGATTAG